The proteins below are encoded in one region of Drosophila santomea strain STO CAGO 1482 chromosome 2R, Prin_Dsan_1.1, whole genome shotgun sequence:
- the LOC120445223 gene encoding apoptosis inhibitor 5 homolog produces the protein MDNIERLYKCYEILSEAGEKISEHVDEYTEILKAVKGTSKEKRLASQFIGNFFKHFPDLADTAIDAQFDLCEDDDTQIRRQAIKDLPKLCQGNADATIRVGDTLAQLLILDDPTELQQVNNSLLAIIKLDTKSSITGLFQQIATGDETTRERCLKFIATKLLTMGPTVITKEIEDFIVEEIKKALQDVTADEFHLCMTILGATKLGSTITGHAELVKLATEQAELNNTDTDIIAVDDEVVERFIQCATAAAPYFSKTIKSTAFVAHVCDKLLPIKTWNMIATAVSQDQIQLRLLKVFAEMITNTDKLDNASERINAVYHVLLEYMPLPKLSDEDLGDTPPSFQFSHAECLLYALHTLGKNHPNSLSFVEDAEKLKDFRARLQYLARGTQGYIKKLEEALKGKTGEELKTEENQLKQTALKTTSNINVLIRDLFHSPPIFKHDIVLSWIVPKNSKLGKRHAPITFGEKAAANGKEKDQEPEKKARASNDQKFYSPPSGKYSNKVNQNYGNNNRTRQRGGGGGGGGGGGGYRNRRFNKY, from the exons ATGGACAACATAGAGCGACTGTACAAATGCTACGAGATTCTGTCCGAGGCGGGCGAAAAAATATCCGAA CATGTGGATGAATATACGGAGATACTTAAGGCCGTGAAAGGAACGTCGAAGGAGAAGCGCCTGGCATCGCAGTTCATTGGAAACTTCTTCAAACACTTTCCAGATCTGGCCGACACAGCCATCGACGCGCAGTTTGACTTGTGCGAGGATGACGACACACAG ATCCGCCGCCAGGCCATCAAAGATCTGCCGAAACTGTGTCAGGGAAACGCAGATGCCACCATCCGAGTGGGAGATACTCTGGCCCAGCTGTTAATCCTGGACGATCCCACGGAGCTGCAGCAGGTCAACAACTCTCTCCTGGCCATCATAAAACTGGACACCAAGAGCTCCATCACCGGATTGTTTCAACAAATCGCAACCGGGGATGAAACGACAAGGGAGCGCTGCCTCAAGTTCATTGCCACCAAGCTGCTGACCATGGGCCCCACAGTTATTACCAAGGAAATCGAGGACTTCATCGTGGAGGAGATCAAAAAGGCTCTGCAGGATGTTACCGCAGATGAGTTCCATCTGTGCATGACAATTCTGGGAGCCACAAAACTGGGAAGCACTATTACAGGACACGCTGAGCTCGTCAAACTGGCCACGGAGCAGGCGGAGCTTAATAACACAGACACGGATATCATTGCTGTAGACGATGAGGTGGTGGAGCGATTTATTCAGTGTGCCACGGCTGCGGCGCCTTACTTTTCG AAAACCATCAAATCCACGGCCTTTGTAGCTCACGTTTGCGATAAACTGTTGCCCATCAAGACCTGGAACATGATCGCCACCGCAGTGTCGCAAGATCAAATTCAACTTAGATTACTAAAGGTATTCGCCGAGATGATAACCAACACAGACAAGCTGGACAATGCCAGCGAACGCATAAATGCAGTCTATCATGTATTACTG GAATACATGCCTTTGCCGAAGCTGAGCGACGAGGATCTGGGAGATACCCCGCCCTCGTTTCAGTTTTCGCACGCCGAGTGCTTACTGTACGCATTGCACACACTGGGAAAGAATCATCCAAATAGTTTAAGTTTCGTCGAGGATGCGGAAAAGCTAAAAGACTTTCGAGCTAGATTGCAATATCTAGCAAGGGGAACACAGGG TTATATTAAGAAGCTGGAGGAGGCGCTCAAGGGCAAGACCGGAGAGGAGCTTAAAACGGAGGAGAATCAACTGAAGCAAACGGCACTAAAGACGACATCAAACATCAACGTATTGATCCGGGATCTATTTCATTCGCCGCCCATATTCAAGCATGATATTGTGCTCTCCTGGATTGTACCAAAAAAT AGCAAGCTTGGCAAGCGACATGCACCCATCACTTTTGGGGAAAAAGCCGCTGCAAACGGGAAGGAAAAGGATCAGGAGCCGGAGAAGAAGGCGCGAGCATCCAATGATCAGAAGTTCTACTCGCCGCCATCCGGAAAATACTCAAACAAGGTGAACCAGAACTACGGAAACAACAATCGCACGAGACAAcgcggtggtggtggtggtggcggaggcggcggtggaggcTACAGAAACAGGCGATTCAACAAATACTAA
- the LOC120445224 gene encoding small glutamine-rich tetratricopeptide repeat-containing protein beta encodes MPDAVQQSFVRSFIDYLKKQVDVMSPDQSESIEVAIQCLQAAFDLGDDVEAVPDADGQEQATTQSSTASAPDGDAVASGSAGVAPNNNIDMFELFQSLYTERNPESLALADSIKNEGNRLMKESKYNEALLQYNRAIAFDPKNPIFYCNRAAAHIRLGDNERAVTDCKSALVYNNNYSKAYCRLGVAYSNMGKFAEAEQAYSKAIELEPDNEVYKSNMEEARNARNQMPPLSRIRDDLNSMLAHPLVRNSFSNAGLDVEQLQSMIQNPMVMNIIGQQFANMDQMPSLPNDMQQMVHSIASQLAAGQQAGGAPNPNANSGNEQQPGNQPPPSI; translated from the coding sequence ATGCCGGACGCAGTGCAGCAGAGTTTCGTGCGTAGCTTCATCGACTACCTGAAGAAGCAGGTGGACGTGATGTCTCCGGACCAGAGCGAAAGCATCGAGGTGGCGATCCAGTGCCTGCAAGCGGCCTTTGACTTGGGCGATGATGTGGAGGCGGTGCCGGATGCGGATGGCCAGGAGCAGGCCACCACACAGAGCAGCACTGCGAGTGCACCCGACGGCGATGCGGTGGCTAGCGGCAGCGCCGGCGTCGCCCCCAATAACAACATCGACATGTTCGAACTCTTCCAGTCGCTGTACACCGAGCGCAATCCGGAATCCCTGGCCCTGGCCGACTCCATCAAGAACGAGGGCAACCGGCTGATGAAGGAGAGCAAGTACAATGAGGCCCTGCTGCAGTACAACCGGGCCATTGCCTTCGATCCCAAAAATCCGATCTTCTACTGCAACCGGGCTGCGGCCCACATCCGGCTGGGTGATAATGAACGCGCCGTGACCGATTGCAAGTCCGCTCTGGtctacaacaacaactacagtAAGGCGTACTGCCGCCTGGGCGTGGCCTACTCCAACATGGGCAAGTTTGCGGAGGCGGAGCAGGCCTACAGCAAGGCCATCGAGCTGGAACCGGACAATGAGGTCTACAAGAGCAACATGGAGGAAGCCAGAAACGCCAGGAATCAGATGCCTCCGTTGTCGCGAATAAGGGACGACCTAAACTCCATGCTGGCCCATCCCTTGGTAAGGAATTCGTTCAGTAACGCTGGGCTCGACGTGGAGCAGCTGCAGTCGATGATCCAGAACCCGATGGTTATGAATATCATTGGCCAGCAGTTCGCCAACATGGACCAGATGCCGTCCTTGCCCAATGACATGCAGCAGATGGTCCATAGCATCGCCAGCCAACTGGCGGCCGGTCAGCAAGCGGGCGGTGCTCCCAATCCGAATGCCAATTCTGGCAATGAACAGCAGCCGGGCAATCAACCTCCACCGAGCATCTAG